The following coding sequences lie in one Zingiber officinale cultivar Zhangliang chromosome 2B, Zo_v1.1, whole genome shotgun sequence genomic window:
- the LOC122048016 gene encoding xyloglucan endotransglucosylase/hydrolase protein 20-like, whose amino-acid sequence MASAPYSSFLLAALLALVAGVSAINFLSDVEITWGRGKALNSDILQLTLDRASGSGFRSRQEFLFGRFDIRMKLVPGNSAGTVTTFYLSSLGGTHDEIDLEFLGNVSGQPYVLHTNVYARGTGDREQQFYLWFDPRLDFHTYSVLWNPQEIVIYVDGTPIRVFRNNERLGVPYPKSQPMRVYASIWDGDDWATRGGLDKTDWSKAPFIATYRGLTADACAVGSYGCSANRRGWWNQVLDFAGMQKVKWMRERYMIYNYCRDPKRQTARGPPPECAVN is encoded by the exons ATGGCGAGTGCCCCGTACTCGTCGTTCCTGCTCGCCGCCCTTCTCGCCCTCGTCGCCGGTGTCTCGGCGATCAACTTCCTCTCCGACGTGGAGATCACATGGGGCCGCGGCAAAGCCCTCAACAGCGACATCCTCCAGCTCACCCTCGACCGCGCCTCTGGCTCCGGATTCCGCTCCCGGCAGGAGTTCCTCTTCGGCCGCTTCGACATCCGCATGAAGCTCGTCCCCGGAAACTCCGCCGGCACCGTCACCACCTTCTAC TTGTCGTCGTTGGGGGGCACGCACGACGAGATCGACCTGGAGTTTCTGGGGAACGTGAGCGGGCAGCCGTACGTGCTGCACACCAACGTGTACGCGCGGGGGACCGGCGACCGGGAACAGCAATTCTACCTCTGGTTCGATCCCAGACTGGATTTTCACACCTACTCTGTTCTGTGGAATCCTCAAGAGATTGT GATTTATGTGGACGGGACGCCGATCAGAGTGTTCCGGAACAACGAACGGCTGGGGGTGCCATACCCGAAGAGTCAGCCCATGCGGGTGTACGCCAGCATTTGGGACGGCGACGATTGGGCCACGCGCGGCGGCCTGGATAAGACCGACTGGTCCAAGGCGCCCTTCATCGCCACCTACCGGGGGCTCACTGCCGACGCCTGCGCCGTCGGCTCCTACGGCTGCTCCGCTAACCGGCGCGGGTGGTGGAACCAAGTGCTGGACTTCGCCGGAATGCAGAAGGTGAAGTGGATGCGGGAGAGGTACATGATTTATAACTACTGCCGCGACCCCAAGCGGCAGACGGCGAGGGGCCCGCCGCCGGAGTGCGCGGTCAATTAA